The proteins below come from a single Drosophila teissieri strain GT53w chromosome 3L, Prin_Dtei_1.1, whole genome shotgun sequence genomic window:
- the LOC122617444 gene encoding uncharacterized protein LOC122617444, with protein MSSQFREKRGIASSGNKELPTMDPTESDFALELKPAPKQTCIPEHQRQRMASSDTSVYQRESVFDIPDKSWSVLYFGSGKDRPSN; from the exons ATGTCATCTCAgtttcgtgaaaaacgcggAATAGCTAGCAGTGGCAATAAGGAACTGCCCACAATGGATCCCACGGAAAGTGACTTTGCTCTGGAGCTAAAACCAGCACCCAAACAGACGTGCATTCCCGAGCACCAACGCCAGAGAATGGCCAGCTCGGACACGAG CGTTTACCAGCGTGAGAGCGTGTTTGATATTCCGGACAAGTCCTGGTCAGTCCTTTATTTTGGATCCGGCAAGGACAGACCCTCGAATTAA